A window of Castanea sativa cultivar Marrone di Chiusa Pesio chromosome 1, ASM4071231v1 contains these coding sequences:
- the LOC142606390 gene encoding PWWP domain-containing protein 6-like, with product MGTVETKSKTLLAEPAKPQVPKEKDFELGIDGSAGSVAGSEGAQENGNRVSVNGKEGLDGDLGAGFVEGVKNPVVGIENSVEEGLGGRDFDVLGGGEKGGLEDCEMKGVTSLLKMRESVKVVEVQDGGESESESVSFKKLETLGVEGMASGGDGVSCVVDIGGGVSNKGVEERGHLGEEFGVKDNGGGLSENGQVPDGEIGIVEVPIEDMVVNNEMEEEEGVVDEGHEFSVGDFVWGKIRSHPWWPGQVYDPSDASDYAAKLKVKDRLLVAYFGDGTFAWCQPSQLKPFEENFEEMSRQSNSRTFVYAVHKAVDEISRLLELEMTCSCVTKEDGDGLDRPLAVNAGIKDGVHVPEGRIGKLSNIMTEPVDLLGEVKQIAQTISFPSTLGLWVLKSRLAAFYRAKGGYPLPLFHELQPIPGLEDDLNYGAAGISNTVEVPIQGPFAEEWLSSPLSPKFGQTGQTTLQRCLGNSDDRLHQRRKQKSIAEIMEGNNDVTAKGKDGDVAEEETTSGKLATSSARKKRKGIDETEAHLGNEATSVTRTKRKARMLGSPLSTNSKVSSVKNDGIGGKEETKKSSSSRRSKKNVDVSIENDGVGAKDLSDDEPVSTKRKLNSGKVQTTDGEAKGKIEKGSLSRERKKSKYLSPPFTSLIGVQKKKDIEAESLSNEAQLGEQITTAAGHLAASPPILKRSRDKLQKKISPELGLGHEPSNISSPQTPKQDSIPVIDPMKVKAPANQVLTQVRYAALNPTMDKKSLEMMGNFMSILRSSVYRDGSNYKAYNKRQTGRKRKNIDTEPGSLGKDQNHTDHKSPGHGFKRRKINKNKELESNQAKPKKSAEIPDAKLKKPKSKQAAGKSNMKTSVKENEGEASAVAALFATFGPGSCLPTKADLLKIYGKFGSLNEAETDMFYNSFCARIAFIRSSDAEEALNQSLQSNPFKSAYVTFRLLYPKPGSKTREIREIPPPNAVSVPSVQGKTQEKSSDSQPLHLDYLKQKLEMMNSMLENSGGKVSPDTKGKLESEIKGLLEKLSTEPGSSSS from the coding sequence ATGGGAACGGTTGAGACCAAGTCTAAAACCCTATTAGCTGAACCAGCTAAACCTCAAGTCCCTAAAGAGAAAGACTTTGAATTGGGTATTGATGGTTCGGCCGGTTCTGTGGCCGGTTCAGAGGGGGCACAAGAAAATGGGAATAGGGTTTCTGTAAATGGAAAGGAGGGTTTGGATGGTGATTTGGGAGCTGGGTTTGTTGAGGGAGTTAAGAATCCGGTAGTTGGGATCGAGAATTCGGTAGAGGAGGGTTTGGGAGGCCGAGATTTTGATGTTTTGGGTGGAGGGGAGAAAGGTGGGCTTGAGGATTGTGAGATGAAGGGAGTAACTTCTTtgttgaaaatgagagaaagtGTGAAGGTAGTTGAGGTTCAAGATGgtggtgagagtgagagtgagagtgtgagTTTCAAAAAGTTGGAAACTTTAGGTGTTGAGGGAATGGCCAGCGGTGGTGATGGGGTGTCCTGTGTCGTAGATATTGGTGGGGGAGTGTCGAATAAAGGTGTGGAAGAGAGGGGGCATTTGGGAGAGGAATTTGGGGTTAAGGATAATGGTGGTGGTTTGAGCGAAAATGGGCAAGTCCCAGATGGGGAAATTGGGATTGTTGAGGTTCCAATTGAGGATATGGTCGTGAACAATGAGATGGAAGAAGAGGAGGGTGTGGTTGATGAAGGGCATGAGTTTTCTGTGGGTGATTTTGTGTGGGGCAAGATTAGGAGTCACCCTTGGTGGCCAGGCCAGGTATATGATCCTTCAGATGCTTCAGATTATGCAGCGAAGCTGAAGGTGAAAGACCGGTTGCTTGTGGCATACTTTGGAGATGGCACGTTTGCTTGGTGCCAACCCTCTCAGTTGAAGCCTTTTGAGGAGAATTTTGAAGAGATGTCACGGCAGAGTAACTCAAGGACCTTTGTTTATGCTGTGCATAAGGCTGTAGATGAGATTAGTAGGCTTTTAGAGCTAGAGATGACTTGTTCTTGTGTAACAAAAGAGGACGGAGATGGACTTGATAGACCATTGGCAGTGAATGCTGGAATCAAGGATGGAGTTCATGTGCCAGAAGGTAGAATTGGGAAGCTTTCAAACATTATGACGGAACCAGTGGACCTTCTTGGTGAAGTGAAACAAATTGCGCAGACTATTTCCTTTCCCAGCACACTTGGGCTTTGGGTGTTAAAGAGCCGGCTGGCAGCTTTTTATCGTGCAAAGGGGGGTTATCCCTTGCCTTTGTTTCATGAACTGCAACCAATTCCCGGCCTTGAAGATGATTTGAATTATGGGGCAGCAGGCATAAGTAATACAGTGGAAGTCCCAATCCAAGGGCCATTTGCTGAAGAGTGGCTTTCTTCACCACTAAGTCCTAAATTTGGACAAACTGGTCAAACCACGTTGCAGAGGTGCCTAGGGAATTCAGATGATAGACTGCATCAAAGAAGGAAGCAAAAAAGTATTGCTGAAATTATGGAAGGGAACAACGATGTTACTGCAAAAGGCAAGGATGGagatgtggctgaagaagagaCAACCTCAGGCAAATTGGCAACATCATCTGcgaggaagaaaaggaaaggcaTTGATGAAACTGAAGCTCATCTAGGCAATGAGGCAACTTCTGTAACAAGGACTAAGAGAAAGGCAAGGATGTTGGGGTCTCCATTAAGTACTAATAGCAAAGTTTCTAGTGTAAAAAATGATGGCATTGGTGGCAAGGAAGAAACGAAGAAGAGCTCTTCGTCTAGAAGAAGCAAGAAGAATGTAGATGTCAGCATTGAAAATGATGGTGTTGGGGCCAAAGATCTATCTGATGATGAACCTGTATCAACAAAAAGGAAGCTGAACAGTGGTAAAGTTCAAACAACTGATGGTGAGGCCAAAGGAAAAATTGAGAAGGGCTCTTTGTCAAGGGAAAGGAAGAAGAGTAAGTACTTGTCCCCTCCCTTCACAAGTCTCATTGGGGtgcaaaagaagaaagacaTAGAAGCAGAGTCCCTTTCTAATGAAGCTCAATTAGGGGAGCAGATTACCACTGCTGCTGGCCACCTTGCTGCGTCCCCTCCAATTCTGAAGCGTAGCCGTGACAAATTGCAGAAGAAAATCTCCCCAGAACTTGGGCTGGGGCATGAGCCATCTAATATCTCAAGTCCTCAAACACCAAAACAAGATTCAATCCCAGTCATTGATCCGATGAAAGTTAAGGCACCCGCTAATCAAGTGCTTACTCAAGTTCGCTATGCTGCTCTTAATCCTACAATGGACAAAAAATCCCTTGAAATGATGGGCAACTTTATGTCCATACTCAGAAGTTCAGTCTATCGTGATGGATCAAATTACAAAGCGTACAACAAGCGTCAAACTggtagaaagagaaagaatataGACACTGAGCCTGGGTCATTGGGTAAAGACCAAAATCATACTGACCACAAATCACCTGGACATGGATTCAAGCGGAGGAAGATCAATAAGAACAAGGAACTGGAGTCAAATCAGGCTAAACCAAAGAAATCTGCTGAAATACCAGACGCAAAGCTTAAAAAGCCTAAGTCAAAGCAAGCTGCTGGAAAATCCAATATGAAGACCAGTGTTAAGGAGAATGAGGGGGAAGCTTCTGCTGTAGCAGCGCTTTTTGCGACATTTGGACCAGGATCATGTTTGCCCACTAAAGCTGATCTCCTCAAAATTTATGGTAAGTTTGGCTCGCTAAATGAAGCGGAAACAGATATGTTTTACAACAGTTTCTGTGCTCGGATTGCCTTTATTAGGAGCTCTGATGCAGAAGAAGCCTTAAATCAGTCACTACAAAGTAACCCTTTTAAATCTGCATATGTCACTTTCCGACTCCTATATCCCAAACCTGGATCAAAGACTCGTGAAATAAGAGAGATCCCACCTCCGAACGCTGTTTCTGTACCCAGTGTCCAAGGCAAGACGCAAGAGAAGTCTTCTGATTCACAGCCATTACATCTTGACTACCTGAAGCAGAAACTTGAGATGATGAACTCAATGCTGGAAAACTCCGGTGGTAAGGTGTCGCCCGATACGAAAGGCAAATTGGAGAGTGAAATTAAAGGCCTATTGGAGAAGTTAAGCACTGAGCCAGGATCTTCCTCATCTTAG
- the LOC142622202 gene encoding universal stress protein A-like protein isoform X1 has protein sequence MEIEDGSVTRILMGVSESTIKGYPHASISSRGAFDWTIQKIVRYNTSAFKLLFLHVQVPDEDGFDDMDSIYASPEDFKSLTDRDRAKGLHLLAYFVTRCHEIGVSCEAWIKRGDPKEVICHEVKRVQPDLLVVGSRGLGPFQRVFVGTVSEFCVKHAECPVITIKRSADEAPQDPVDD, from the exons ATGGAGATAGAGGACGGTTCCGTGACTCGGATATTGATGGGAGTGAGCGAGTCGACAATCAAAGGGTACCCACACGCTTCCATAAGCAGCAGAGGAGCTTTTGATTGGACGATCCAGAAGATCGTTCGCTACAACACCTCTGCTTTCAAGCTTCTCTTCCTTCATGTCCAAGTCCCCGATGAAGATG GTTTTGATGACATGGATAGTATTTATGCGTCACCTGAAGATTTTAAAAGCTTGACGGACAGGGATCGGGCAAAAGGGCTTCACCTGCTTGCGTATTTTGTTACTAGATGTCATGAAATTGGG GTTTCTTGTGAGGCATGGATCAAGAGAGGTGATCCCAAAGAAGTAATCTGCCATGAGGTGAAGAGAGTCCAACCCGATCTTCTGGTTGTGGGAAGTCGGGGTCTTGGCCCTTTTCAGAG GGTTTTTGTAGGAACTGTAAGTGAATTCTGTGTGAAGCATGCTGAATGCCCTGTCATCACAATCAAACGCAGTGCTGATGAAGCTCCTCAGGACCCTGTTGATGACTGA
- the LOC142622202 gene encoding universal stress protein A-like protein isoform X2: MEIEDGSVTRILMGVSESTIKGYPHASISSRGAFDWTIQKIVRYNTSAFKLLFLHVQVPDEDGFDDMDSIYASPEDFKSLTDRDRAKGLHLLAYFVTRCHEIGVQMYICFEFLSLTEGNLEVSCEAWIKRGDPKEVICHEVKRVQPDLLVVGSRGLGPFQRVFVGTVSEFCVKHAECPVITIKRSADEAPQDPVDD, encoded by the exons ATGGAGATAGAGGACGGTTCCGTGACTCGGATATTGATGGGAGTGAGCGAGTCGACAATCAAAGGGTACCCACACGCTTCCATAAGCAGCAGAGGAGCTTTTGATTGGACGATCCAGAAGATCGTTCGCTACAACACCTCTGCTTTCAAGCTTCTCTTCCTTCATGTCCAAGTCCCCGATGAAGATG GTTTTGATGACATGGATAGTATTTATGCGTCACCTGAAGATTTTAAAAGCTTGACGGACAGGGATCGGGCAAAAGGGCTTCACCTGCTTGCGTATTTTGTTACTAGATGTCATGAAATTGGGGTACAAATGtacatttgttttgaatttctctctctcacagaggGAAACTTGGAA GTTTCTTGTGAGGCATGGATCAAGAGAGGTGATCCCAAAGAAGTAATCTGCCATGAGGTGAAGAGAGTCCAACCCGATCTTCTGGTTGTGGGAAGTCGGGGTCTTGGCCCTTTTCAGAG GGTTTTTGTAGGAACTGTAAGTGAATTCTGTGTGAAGCATGCTGAATGCCCTGTCATCACAATCAAACGCAGTGCTGATGAAGCTCCTCAGGACCCTGTTGATGACTGA